A genome region from Labilibaculum antarcticum includes the following:
- a CDS encoding DNA polymerase III subunit gamma/tau, producing MENYIVSARKYRPSIFSSVVGQQSITVTLKNAIKNNHLAHAYLFCGPRGVGKTSCARIFAKTINCSNISSDFEACDECESCVAFNESRSYNIHELDAASNNSVEDIRTLIDQVRIPPQIGSYSVYIIDEVHMLSASAFNAFLKTLEEPPAHAIFVLATTEKHKILPTILSRCQIFDFNRIKVEDAVKHLKEIAIKESVIIEEEGLNVIAQKADGAMRDALSIFDQIVSFSGKEISFENVIQNLNVLDYDYYFKMVDAFLDGKVTDVLLMLNEIIEKGFDGHHFVAGLSAHIRDVLVGKDPVTIQLLEVSDSVKQKYVDQSKKCPLDFLYEALKILNQCDISFKGSQNQRLLIELSLIQLSQIIELKKKGLKLNLNSKKLQKIIVEGEAISAVVKQPEPQGNNGKATQTVSDTGQTYNSKKEKSKGVTVSPKSNFASSVSIKQAMNSGNTRSTNAAKPIDKKAISFAEVVVVGNEPITQEKVEAKLKEYIIAKGKSDRIRLAITVNKPKILDSNRVVLMVSNPLQEDDVIAVKNEVRNYLKKELNNSEIQIETEIIQIITEKRMYTDSDRFNYLCEKNPALGLLKHKFALDFE from the coding sequence ATGGAGAATTATATTGTTTCAGCACGTAAATATCGCCCTTCGATTTTTTCATCGGTAGTAGGCCAGCAATCCATTACGGTTACCCTTAAAAATGCTATTAAGAACAATCATCTGGCTCATGCCTATTTGTTTTGTGGCCCTCGTGGCGTTGGCAAGACCTCATGTGCCCGGATATTTGCAAAAACAATTAATTGTTCAAATATAAGTTCCGATTTTGAAGCATGTGATGAATGTGAATCATGTGTTGCCTTTAATGAGAGTCGCTCATACAACATTCACGAGCTAGATGCAGCTTCCAATAATTCAGTTGAAGATATTCGTACTCTGATTGATCAAGTTCGTATACCCCCACAAATTGGAAGTTATAGTGTTTATATTATTGACGAGGTTCACATGCTTTCGGCATCGGCATTTAATGCTTTTCTGAAAACTTTAGAAGAACCTCCGGCTCATGCCATATTCGTTTTAGCAACTACCGAAAAACATAAAATACTTCCTACAATTCTATCTCGTTGTCAGATATTTGATTTTAATCGGATTAAGGTTGAGGATGCCGTTAAGCATTTAAAAGAAATAGCGATAAAAGAATCTGTTATAATCGAGGAGGAAGGTTTAAATGTAATCGCTCAAAAGGCGGATGGAGCCATGCGCGATGCTCTTTCTATTTTTGATCAGATTGTAAGTTTTTCTGGAAAAGAAATATCTTTTGAAAATGTAATTCAGAATTTGAATGTTTTGGATTACGACTACTATTTTAAAATGGTAGATGCTTTCCTGGATGGGAAAGTAACAGATGTGCTTCTGATGCTTAATGAAATTATTGAGAAAGGATTTGACGGTCATCATTTTGTTGCTGGCTTAAGTGCTCACATTCGGGATGTATTGGTTGGGAAAGACCCGGTAACCATTCAGTTGCTCGAGGTTAGTGATTCGGTAAAACAAAAATACGTAGATCAGTCGAAAAAGTGCCCGCTTGATTTTTTGTATGAAGCACTCAAAATTTTGAATCAATGTGATATCAGCTTTAAAGGCAGTCAAAACCAAAGACTTCTTATCGAATTAAGCTTAATTCAATTATCTCAGATAATTGAATTAAAAAAAAAAGGACTTAAATTAAATCTGAATTCAAAAAAACTTCAGAAGATAATTGTTGAAGGGGAGGCTATTAGCGCTGTTGTTAAGCAACCCGAACCTCAGGGAAATAATGGTAAGGCAACACAAACAGTAAGTGATACTGGTCAAACATATAATTCAAAAAAGGAAAAGAGCAAGGGTGTAACTGTTTCACCAAAATCCAATTTTGCATCCTCAGTGTCTATTAAGCAAGCAATGAATAGTGGTAATACACGTTCAACTAATGCAGCTAAGCCAATAGATAAAAAAGCCATTAGCTTTGCCGAAGTTGTGGTTGTTGGTAATGAACCAATCACGCAAGAAAAAGTTGAAGCAAAGCTAAAAGAATATATAATTGCCAAAGGGAAAAGTGACCGTATCCGATTAGCAATCACAGTTAATAAGCCAAAGATATTAGATTCTAACCGTGTCGTTTTAATGGTTAGTAATCCTTTACAGGAAGATGATGTTATTGCTGTAAAAAATGAGGTTCGGAATTATTTGAAAAAGGAATTAAATAATTCTGAGATTCAAATTGAAACAGAAATCATTCAAATAATAACAGAAAAAAGAATGTATACAGATTCTGACCGATTTAACTATTTGTGTGAGAAAAATCCGGCTTTAGGACTACTTAAACACAAATTCGCCTTGGATTTTGAATAA